From the Engraulis encrasicolus isolate BLACKSEA-1 chromosome 18, IST_EnEncr_1.0, whole genome shotgun sequence genome, the window gcacatacacacacacacacacacacacacacacacacacacacacacacacacacacacacacacacacacacacacatgcagactccccacacacacttacaaagtcGTCGGTGCAGCCAATCCTCTTGGTGCGGTCCTTCTGCAGCAGACCCTCCAGTAGGTGGCGTGCGGCGTTGGAGATGTTGGGCTTCAGCTGCAGCGGCTTGTTCAGGATGTTGTCGTACATCTCCGCCGTGTTGCGACTGTAGAAGGGAGgctgcacacaaaaacaaagacaaatacacacacggttAATATCTGAACACTATCTCATGTACAGTTCCTGCAGCTAATCTGAAACTGGCTGGCGCGTTCATGTCGCAAGTCTGAGCGTTTGGGACCGGGAAGTTGGTTCGTGATGCAAACcaacgaaccgtgacgacagcgtggacATTAGActgttcatccaggtaacaaatggtcacattGTGCAAAAGGCTGGTATGAACACAAGTGATTTGCGGGTAAGTGCTTTAGTTCCAAACGTAGCTggtgcaggcacaggcacaggcatctGCACCGTTCCAGTCTGCCTGAAAACAGTATATGAGAACTTTGTATTTGATGTTTGCTAAGAGTTTGTAGGTTACAGTACAGTTACTTTAATCTAAATTGAACTTGAACATGATACTACATAGGTCAGTGCTGCTGCACAAGGGAACTGGCAGTATAGATGACTGAGAGACCGCAGGAACATGTGAGAACCGTTCACCACACTATAGACAATGGGAGCAAGGGTCAAGCCAAGCTCAATAGTGTCAAGTCCCAGAATCCCCCACTAAATCTGATTACATGAACTTAGACTCTCTTAAAATAAGACACTCAACAAAGAAAGTTTAGCAATATCAATCCTTTTTTCCTGGGAATAACCTACAGTAACCTAGAATACCAAACTAACCCCCCTCAAGGCGTGTGCGGCACTCTCTCTAGCACTCTCTCTACATCATACATTCAACCAGTCTTGAGTGTATTCCATGTGTAtaaaatagaagtagaagtacattCATGATGTAAGTGATAATACATACACCACATACATACACCAATTAATCAGAAAAATGATTTGCCTCAGCAATGGGCAATTACGTTAACAGTCCTgttgtgcgtttctcgaaagcgaagTTGCTAGCCGATTAGCAACTTGGGGTAGttagttgccaataggaaattgcatggcaaagaccaaagtagctaacgtagttagcaactatgatttCGAGGATCGCAGCAAAGTAGCACATAGAAGTTCTTTCTTTCACTTCTACTTCTATTTTGTACACCACCCGTGTGTTCCGCAGTGAGGACACCTACCAGGCCGTAAAGCATCTCGTAGAGCACGGCTCCTAGGCACCACCAGTCTACTGTGCGGTCGTATGGCTGCTTGTGGAGCACCTCTGGGGCCAAGTACTGtcaggagaaaggaaagaaaacataAGTTTGTTAAACAACTCACTATATGTTTGACAAGGGCTTTCAAAGAACACATTTTTGACCCATTTCACACAACTTTCACACAAGTCTTCCATGTCTTTTGTCATGCATGTGACATGTCTCTGACTCtgacaaaagcatacacacatataaatgCAAGACatattgacatacacacacacaaacacataaacacaaagacacacacacacacacacacacacacacacacacacacacacacacacacacacacacacacacacacacacacacacacaaacacataaacacaaagacacacacaagcgctgTACGTACCTCCGGCGTGCCACAGAAGGTGGACGTGGTTCCGTTGGGTTCTATGTTCTCCTTGCACAGGCCGAAGTCAGTGAGGATGATGTGGCCCTGCTGGTCCAGCAGGATGTTCTCCGGCTTCAGGTCACGGTACACGATGTTGAGCGAGTGCAGGTAGCCCAGGGCGCTGGCGATCTCCGCCGCGTAGAAGCGCGCACGGGGCTCCAGGAAGAAGCGCTCCCTCTGAAGGTGGTAGAACAGCTACAGGACCGAAAGAaagcagagaaagaaaggggtTTTACACTTGTCTCATTGCAACACATTCACTGGTTCACCTTACAGGATACAGCcacagattctttaagtatagagatatgccaacataataggtttctatgggcacctaacgtgaccaggttccggtctgcctaaaggggcgtgtcataatgctcctagcattgaatagaacagtcctcaggtctgcctaggtctgcctaaagggggatttcccccccaataatagaacccggaaacaatgggccaatggaacctctctctctactctctctgatacagcCATCTGTATAGGTACACATTCAGCAAatgaaggaaggaaaaaaggaagaaagaaagaaagaaagaaagaaagaaagaaagaaagaaagaaagaaaaagagaaagaaagaaagaaagaaagaaagaaagaaagaaagaaagaaagaaagaaagaaagaaagaaagaaagaaagaaagacaactaAACGGGCAAAAGAGAAAGAATTTTTAGTCTTTGATGCACGATGCACGATGCACTAAATCACGACTTTTCTGTGGACGTGAAACAATGGCAGGAAATGAGGCGGCCCCAATAGTCAGTCTGCCTCCATTTTGAGCTGATAGATGGGCGATGCTAAATCGGGCTGCTCCTGTAACCCCCGCCATGCAGCCCTTCCACTTTCAAGCCAAGCAACACACCCANNNNNNNNNNNNNNNNNNNNNNNNNNNNNNNNNNNNNNNNNNNNNNNNNNNNNNNNNNNNNNNNNNNNNNNNNNNNNNNNNNNNNNNNNNNNNNNNNNNNCCCCAAAACGATTTCCTGAGATGAATTTCCCTTCCACTGATAGAGAgacaaagacgagagagagagagcaaaagagagagagagagggagggagatgggcagagagggggggggtagagcgAGTCTCCTGTGCTTCGCATGACAGGatttcctctctctgttcctctccctccctccctctctctctatccctcgctctctctctcctggtgccATGAACTCTGCCTTTGTTCCTTTCTCGGGGGCCGACGGTCTGTGGCAGTCACGCTGTCTCCCTCACACTTCCTCTATTGTCCCTCGGAGCTCCCATCCCAACCCATCACAGAAATCAGCACatgacaacaccccccccaccaccaccaccatcaaacactcaccttctttctctccctctagccCCCACTTTGTGTTATACCCCACTTTGTGTGTTATCTCTTCCACACTGCCAGCTTCAGACATGGATCTCATGGTTCAGTATTATGCTGCTAACTAAACGCATTCCACAAAAAGACATGCCTGCCCATTCCAAACAGAAAACGACAATGCACTCCACTACCACTCCACTTACAACACGAGCAGACCATAGCGATAGCAGAGACGGTGAAAATAGTCACATTAAAACCTCCATAGAAAACCTTTCACAATAGCTACAGCATAGCCAccatctctgtctccatctgtgtctctctctttctctagctgtatctctctctctctctctctgtctctctctgtctctcgctctctctctctctctctctctcagtctctctctccttcccctgtgCCACCACACTGCAGCAGCAATCCTCACCTCTCCACCGTTGATGTAGTCCAGGACAAAGTATAGCTTGTCCGTGGTCTGGAAGGAGTAGTGCAGGCCCACCAGGAATGGATGCTTCACGTTCTTCAGGAGGACATTCCTCTCTGACATAATGTGTTtctcctgaaaacacacacacacacacacacacattttagctactttatttatgtccgcaattcaCAATATATACATGAGGACATCCagtaaatgttacagatacaacaATGCTAAGTCACGATCCACAAATGCGGGTCTCAGGATACAATAATGgaggatattgaacaatatttggCAATTTGCTGTGCTTTTGCTTTTcgtaaacatacacgcacacacgcgcacacgcgcgcacacacacacacacacacacacacacacacacacacacacacacacacacacacacacacacacacacacacacacacacacacacacacacacaggcagagacataAGGTCAGGGATTAGTTTGCACAGGTCACCGCAATCAGCAATCGATGCTAGTCAGACGTCAAAACTCTGGCCTACGTACGGCCTGTGAACTCCTTGTTTACAGTGTCAACCATCAGTATGGCACAATATGCATATATAGCTGGCTTCCAACAGGGTTATTGCAAAATAAATGTTGCACAAATGTGGCACAGTATGCATTAAGCTTCCTAAAGGCCAACCGGCCAAAAATAAATCCCAACTCATTTCGGCATCCACCATTTCCTGATACCGTCATCACAGACAGCATCAGCAGAGTACTCGGGCCAGAGTGAAAGTGTGTTCTGTCAATGCCATTATGCCAATGAGTCAGCATGTTATTATGAGGATGCTGCTCATATTATAATTGCATGTGTCCATTTATTgactcattatctctctctctcacttagaTGAAACTATTGACAACTGCTAACTAAACAATACAGGTATTCATTTTTTGGCCGAATGCATATTACTTAATATGATGAAGAGCTCTGTAGGCTACCTCTCTCGCTCTAACAATGACAATGAATAACTACACCACAGGTCTTGAATGGTTGGCTGAAGGTGTACTGCATTCACTATCAGTGATGCGAATGTATTAGCTACCTCTTTCTTCTTGAGTATGGCCTTCTTCTGTAGGACCTTGACGGCGTAGAACTTGTCATCGCTCCGATGGCGAGCAAGGAGGACCTTGCCGAAGCTGCCCTTGCCAATGACCTTGAGGAAATTGAAGTCAGACGGCTTGGCTGTGGGGTTGGACGAGGGTCCGAGATTGATCTGCTGCGAGGGACTGGGCTGttgtgggagatggagagagcgggagagagagagagagaggggggggggatgcaggGATACCTGGATGTCAGCAAGTGGGCACACAAACTATTTGCAGGCCTTTAAAGCACGCCGTACCTCTAGTGGCacgatgtaatagtcattgataAGTTAAGCAGGCCTAACATAGTACTACAAGACctaacacagggcttttagtaatgcactacgactcggtcattgacATTCTGCAACAACAactttataatgctgtgtctgaaCGGGCTAAGTAGTAGCAGCACATTCGCACACTGATGTGTGATCATCACAATCATAATGTAGCCTAAATACTAAACACTCACATTTATATTTTGCATAGGTCCACTGTGATGACCATAAACAGATATGTATGATAACTTGCTGCAACAAGGATATACTGGTATGTAGCatcattaaacaaacaaacaagcaactaCAGCATGGATACTTACTGGGGGCGAGGGGGTGGCATTCAGTAGCTCTGGATCTTGTGGCGGTGTTAGGTTGAGAATGGACTGCACTTCTGGACTGTGGGGGCACATGAAGCAGCGGATTACAGAAATGCCATTGATTCagaaacgcacaaacacaagTTTCCTTCCCACACATGTAACTTAGTTGAggaaccagtagacctgtgtacttgtcttacgaccagctgactctgcgctggttggatcaagtttgtggtcaAGTTTGCCACACAAATttgtagtgtttttcagtaacaacacactccatatacctcattaggtacaattgaGTAAATGGTGTgtgcagctatgtaatatcacacGTTAGTGttttacttacaccatgaatttaccttTTCTTTTGACAGCTCTGATTTCTTGATCTATCTACTGAGAATGCATGCAAACTCTGCAAGGGATATAATGATACTCACTGCTTGAAGGCATAGGAGTTTGTGGCAAGCTTCTGGATAAAATCATTTAGTCCCATCCTTCTTTGTTTCATAAAAGCTGCAGAAGAGAAACacagaaaaggagagacaaaAAATATTAATTGTCATTCATTAAATCCCATTGCCTCTTCGGTAGTTCAAAAAAAGTCCAGAGTGTATTCAATGATGCCAGCATACCGCTGAAAACTCCAACGACTCCTTTGGTCTTGGAGTAAGTCATTTCTGGTTCTCGGCTGCCTGTAATGATTGTCATGGCTGTATTTTTCCACTGCTGGATGTGTGCCCACACTTTTCAAAAGCGCACACTGAACTCCACTTCTGCGCCTCCAAGTTTTATGAAGGCGTTGGGCGGACGCGATTCGACGCATGCTAATTAGGCATCTGCGTTGGTTTGCCCAGGGGCGTGGCGTGACGTACaaggtgggcgtgttttgcgtgtATGACAGGCAAGCGCACCCCCGCAGCGGGGAAGGAGCGAATCAGAAGCGGGTCCCCAATGCTTTGGGAAGAGATCCAACAGAGTTAAACATCGCTCCCTCCACGCCCAATGATCAGCTGCGTcagtacaaaaaaaggaaaatatctTCTCACGCACTAGCTCAGAAGAACTGTGTGTTCTATTGGTGGGCAGTTTGTGGTTTGCCAACATTGCGCACAGGAAAAAAATGACAACGTTTCAACTCACGTTTCTCGTCACATAGTATGACCCCAACATGAAGGCTACTGTGTGAAACTTTGTGAGTAAACACAAGCCTTTCCAAACAAAGGATTGTCTGGGTTGATCCAGCATTAGCCCGATTCCAATAAAACAATCGTTTCATTTGACGGCTTTTGAAACACTTCCAGAACAACTGTGTGTccttttaaactctctctctctctctctctctctctctctctctctctctctctctctctctctctctctctctctctctctctctctctctctctctcacacacacacacacacatgcgcacgcacatacgcgcgctGGCCTACATGTAACCTGAAGATTGTGCGCAAACACAGCAGCACCAAGGCTCATTCTACCCTCTTTTCTTGCCACTTCTCACAGAAAGAAAGCAAGGGATTGGATGACGCATGCTCTCCGCTGTGATACACAAAAGAAACGGCTAGGCTCTCGCCAAGGGAGACGGGGGGCCAAGGAAAACTGAGACGGGCACTGGAAAACTACAAAGTCTGGGCCCTTTCATGTAATTCTCGCCACGCGCGCAAAAGCCTGCCGATGGGCCTTGGGTAGCTCCCGTGCACCACCGACCCTCTTTGATCATGTTCATTTAAATGGTAGAGATGACTGCCGGATGCCCCGAGGAACTACCGCTCTGGTTGTACAGTAGACGGCAGTCCTAGTTAGACGGTGTTATGCAACAACAGAGCAGTCAGCCGCTGTACTACCCTAAATAGGTAACAAAGGCAATACCACGCGTTCTTATTAAATATTCTTGCGAGCCATTGCGGCTCATTGGCCCTCAGCGTTCTTAATATTACTTATACTGCTAGGCCACTGCGCAATTTCGAAGTAAACTTGCCCGTGAATTCTGCCAGCTGTTCAGCTCCAGGTTGCCTTGTGCCAATCTGTTCTCACGCAACCAGTGGTGCTCTAGTGTCTCCACAAAACACTCTGCATGTTGAATAGGCCTAATGTATCCTGCAcatcccaaacaccaatatccaTGTAGTTCTCCTGGTATGGAACCTTACAATAACATACAGTTGCACAATAACGAGCGCACAACAATTACTCAACATCCTCCGAAAAGTCCATCGTTGGTAGGTTACTACTGTATGTTTACTGCAGCTGTGAAGAGCTAATTTTGCAGAGCCCCCGCAAGAAAACCACACCAACCTTTAAGCTCTGCTGTGGTCCTCATTCTCGCTACCTGAAGCAGGCACCCCTTTTCTTCAAAAGCGCAGCGCTAGTTAGCTGCTCCCCGTTTACCAGTCGAGGTAGAAAGGGTGACTCGGGTTGCGACGGAATATATGAGCGCACGGTTCTTATCAGCGGGCATTTGCATAGATAAGGTGCCCGGTCTCGGAATCGGGTCAGAGGCAGAGGCTAATGCAGGATTTAACATCCCAGCCTGGCCAATTTCAAGGATGCCTAT encodes:
- the sgk1 gene encoding serine/threonine-protein kinase Sgk1, which gives rise to MRLEQGTEKQLFSFKKCSAFQFVKRKVRRWIRNSKVRAEKSPTGLGFLYPCPKCQLGQELWYTHFPSPYGCCHYPPGGFYLPEQPPTPPCPDKSKGCKVRKWKMLGRHHGEGKQKSSVGGCHEADLEWPLHSSMFLGNPVLQECCVCSGPFISYGNEEAWQPRQRTQAMDLYYHGDPDPETYCCPNESTFMKQRRMGLNDFIQKLATNSYAFKHPEVQSILNLTPPQDPELLNATPSPPPSPSQQINLGPSSNPTAKPSDFNFLKVIGKGSFGKVLLARHRSDDKFYAVKVLQKKAILKKKEEKHIMSERNVLLKNVKHPFLVGLHYSFQTTDKLYFVLDYINGGELFYHLQRERFFLEPRARFYAAEIASALGYLHSLNIVYRDLKPENILLDQQGHIILTDFGLCKENIEPNGTTSTFCGTPEYLAPEVLHKQPYDRTVDWWCLGAVLYEMLYGLPPFYSRNTAEMYDNILNKPLQLKPNISNAARHLLEGLLQKDRTKRIGCTDDFTEIKNHMFFSPINWEDLNAKKITPPFNPNVTGPNDLRHFDPEFTDEPVPNSIGCSPDSSLVTASIKEAAEAFLGFSYAPSMDSYL